Sequence from the Flavobacterium sp. J372 genome:
TCCCTATGATACTAAATATGATACCGCTTGCTACGCTGGCTGCCGTACTTTTAATGGTTGGCTATAAACTGGCAAGCCCTTCAAAACTTAAGTATTTCTGGGCTAAGGGTAAATACCAGTTCATACCGTTCATAGCCACACTGGTAGTTGTAGTGGCCTTCGGGTTACTGTATGGTGTTGCCATTGGTATGTTTATAAGTATTATATTTATCATGCGCGGCAATATGAAACGGGCTTATAATTTCCGCAGAGATGAATATTCAGCCGGTGATGTGATACATATAGATTTGGCGCAGGAGGTTTCTTTCCTGAACAAAGCAGCAATTAAATCAACACTTAATGAAATACCTGAAAATTCTAAGGTTATCATCAATGCATCAGATACTGTGTATATAGCTCATGATGTTCTTGAGCTTATTGAAGAGTTTCGGGATGTGAAGGCTAAAGAAGAAAATATTGAAGTAATACTGCTTGGCTTTAAAGAAGCGTATGAACTTGAAAATACCGGTGATTATGTTTCTATAGAACATCCGGACAATAAAAAATAATCAGTTATAATAAACAACATAAACCCATAAAAGCAAATCTAACCTATGAGTACAGACTTTTATAAAAAGATTTTAGACAATAACAGGATCTGGAGCGAAACGAAACTTAAAGACGACCCGGAATATTTTGAGCGCCTTTCAAAAGGGCAGTCGCCACCATTGCTTTGGATAGGCTGCAGCGACAGCCGTGTGCCCGCCAATGAAGTAATTGGCGCGCAGCCGGGCGAGGTATTTGTACACCGCAATATTGCCAATATGGTAATACACAGTGATATGAATATGCTTAGCGTTCTTGACTATGCAGTAAACGTATTGAAAGTAAAGCATGTAATTGTTTGCGGACACTACGGTTGTGGTGGGGTTAAAGCTGCAATGGGCAGTGACCATATAGGACTTATAGATAACTGGATAAGGCACATAAAAGATGTGTACAGGCTTAACAGCCAAGAACTTGACGCCATTGAAGATGAAACCGCACGCTTTAATGCCTTTGTTGAAATAAATGTGAAGGAGCAGGTTACAGACCTTGCCAAAACATCTATTGTACAAAATGCATGGCGCAACGGCCAGGAACTTTGCCTTCATGGGTGGGTTTACGGCCTTGATACAGGCATAGTAAAAGACCTGCAGGTAAACTTTTGCGGAAATGAAGATCTTGATAAAACTGACCGTTTAAAATTTTAGTTTGGTAAATAGAATTTAAATGTGTGTAAAAGGCTCCTCTATGAGGGGCTTTTTTTATTATTCATTTTCAAGGTTTTCATTAAAAGCCGATGGCAAGAGCTGTGGTATAAATTTTATAAGCAATGGCAGCAGCAGGCTTCCGCCGGGCAGCAGGAATATGGTTAGCGATGGTACTGTTTTGCATATTTCGAGCAGCTGTTTGCGTACTTTTTTCTTTTCTTTGGGGCTTAAGCTGCGGTGGGTAGAATGGGTGAGCAGTACCATAAGCTCGCCATTGTTGGCAAGCTCTTTAACCAGGCGTTTTTTATTCCTGTTTATAAGTGTGATAACAAATTGTGACGTGTGGTCATAAAAATGCTTTACCGGGTTTGAGTATTTAAAGTAGGCAATGTTTTTTTGTGCAGCTTTATAAACACATCAAAAGCGGCAATACTGTCGGCGGTGGCTTCTTCATCTATGCCCAGCCATTCCGCCAGGCGGTATACAAATTCAAGGTCGGCATTTTCAACACTGCCTTCTTTCCATATAGCCATAACTGCCATATCAAGCAAGTACGCTTTTTCAAGGTATGTATTAAAATAATCAGTATCGATTATACTTATATCGGCCGGGCCGGTTTGGGAAAGCCTTGTGTAACGTACCGATGCTTCAAAGAGCTTTTCAAGCAATGTGTCATATTCTGTCGTGTTAGGCTTTGCTTTAAGTGCAAGCATTGCTGTACCTACTACAGTTTCTTCAAGCTTACGGATATGTACAGCAGGGTCATTATTCCCTTCAAGGAATTTGGCGAAAGCAGGCACGTCCATATACAATAGCGCATTCGTAATTACGTGCGAGAAATTCCGTGTTAGTATGTTATCGTTCGTGTGTACACGTTCATCTATAAAGCCTTCAAGTTCATGGCTTTGCTGAGATGATGGCAATACTTTTTTGAGGAGGCCAAACCCCTGAGGAGTGATTTGCCTGTAAAACTTAAGCGCAGCATCTAAAAAAAACTGTTTATCAAGCTGGCCTGTTTTATTGCAACACGTGCAATATAGTGCACCAAGCAGTGCTACCTTGGCCTTCTCTTCATCTGTCCAGCCACTAATCTCACTTGATTCAAAACCTTGCGGGGCTATTATATGCCCATATATGAGGCCTGTATTACGTATTTTTAGGTATAGTGCATCCTCTGCGGCATCGTTGATTGCTGCAGCTTTTTGTGCAAAATACTTGTCTATCCAGCCGTGGGCTGACGGGTTGATCATCTCTTTAAGAATGTAATGCAAAGCTACGGATTGATTTAAATTCAACAAGCGTTAAAAATGCAATATCTATATGTTAAGTATAGATGATGAAGATGTAGAAGAAAATACTTTTGTAAGTAAACTCAACGGTTATGACACTAAAATCAGGCTATCCTTTTTGGTTGGTTAAAAACGGCCTTCCATTTACTTTTCCAAAACTTGACCATGACATCACTACAGATGTTGTTATTATAGGGGCAGGCATATCAGGTGCGCTGGTACGCTACTACCTTGTAAATGAGGGAATAGATTGTGTAACTCTCGATGCCCGTACTATAGGCCTGGGCAGTACCAGCGCAAGCACATCTTTGCTTCAGTATGAAATAGACAGGCCGCTGTGTAAACTTATTGATACTGTTGGTAAAGAAAAAGCGGAACGCGCCTACCAGCTTTGTGGCGAAGCCATCACCAAGATAGGAAAGATATCAAAGGAGCTTGGGCTGGATGATTTTGAATATAAGCAAAGCATCTACTATGCAGCTTTTAAAAAGGATGTGCCAATGCTGAAGAAAGAATTTGAGGCACGAAAGGCAGCAGGGTTTGAAGTGGAATATCTTGAGCCGGATGAATTATTGAAGCAATACGGTTTTAAGGGCCATGGCGCCATACGCTCAAAACTTGCTGCACAAACAAACGCCTACATGTTTACGCACTGCCTGCTGCAGCACCGGAGGAATAAAAAAGATAACGTCAATATTTATGACAGGACTGAGGTTACAACGATAAAACATAATAAAAACGGTGTTACACTTAAAACGGAATCAGGTTACACTGTAAAGTGCAATAAGCTTGTATACGCAACGGGATATGAAGTTGTAAACTTTATAGATAAAAAGATTGTTGACCTGCAATCTACTTATGCAGTAATAAGCGAGCAGTATAATGAGCGCCCATTCTGGAAAGATGAAGCGCTTATATGGAACACGGCAAATCCTTACTTATACCTGCGCACAACGCCGGATAACCGTGTGCTGATAGGCGGGAGGGATGTATGGTTTCATGATCCTGCCAAAAGAGATAAATTAATGAAATATAAGGCTAAGCACCTGGTTGAAGATGCAAACAAGCTGTTTCCTCATCTCAACTTTAAACCTGAATTTACCTGGTGCGGCACATTTGGCTCTACAAAAGATATGCTGCCCTACATTGGTGAGTACAAACCTTTGCCTAACAGTTATTTTTCACTCGGGTTCGGCGGCAACGGAATTACCTTCAGCCTCATTGGGGCT
This genomic interval carries:
- a CDS encoding LETM1 domain-containing protein is translated as MVLLTHSTHRSLSPKEKKKVRKQLLEICKTVPSLTIFLLPGGSLLLPLLIKFIPQLLPSAFNENLENE
- the can gene encoding carbonate dehydratase; this translates as MSTDFYKKILDNNRIWSETKLKDDPEYFERLSKGQSPPLLWIGCSDSRVPANEVIGAQPGEVFVHRNIANMVIHSDMNMLSVLDYAVNVLKVKHVIVCGHYGCGGVKAAMGSDHIGLIDNWIRHIKDVYRLNSQELDAIEDETARFNAFVEINVKEQVTDLAKTSIVQNAWRNGQELCLHGWVYGLDTGIVKDLQVNFCGNEDLDKTDRLKF
- a CDS encoding LETM1-related biofilm-associated protein — translated: MHYILKEMINPSAHGWIDKYFAQKAAAINDAAEDALYLKIRNTGLIYGHIIAPQGFESSEISGWTDEEKAKVALLGALYCTCCNKTGQLDKQFFLDAALKFYRQITPQGFGLLKKVLPSSQQSHELEGFIDERVHTNDNILTRNFSHVITNALLYMDVPAFAKFLEGNNDPAVHIRKLEETVVGTAMLALKAKPNTTEYDTLLEKLFEASVRYTRLSQTGPADISIIDTDYFNTYLEKAYLLDMAVMAIWKEGSVENADLEFVYRLAEWLGIDEEATADSIAAFDVFIKLHKKTLPTLNTQTR
- a CDS encoding FAD-binding oxidoreductase — its product is MTLKSGYPFWLVKNGLPFTFPKLDHDITTDVVIIGAGISGALVRYYLVNEGIDCVTLDARTIGLGSTSASTSLLQYEIDRPLCKLIDTVGKEKAERAYQLCGEAITKIGKISKELGLDDFEYKQSIYYAAFKKDVPMLKKEFEARKAAGFEVEYLEPDELLKQYGFKGHGAIRSKLAAQTNAYMFTHCLLQHRRNKKDNVNIYDRTEVTTIKHNKNGVTLKTESGYTVKCNKLVYATGYEVVNFIDKKIVDLQSTYAVISEQYNERPFWKDEALIWNTANPYLYLRTTPDNRVLIGGRDVWFHDPAKRDKLMKYKAKHLVEDANKLFPHLNFKPEFTWCGTFGSTKDMLPYIGEYKPLPNSYFSLGFGGNGITFSLIGAEIIRDLILGRDNKDAEIFKFDR